GTGTGTTAATCAGTTATCGTAGCGACTACCTGCTCGAACGGAACTGGATTCAAGCCTGCATGATGGGGGCTGAGCATAAACCAGCAGAGAAATTTATTCGTCTGCTCAGGAAGGAGCTCGGGGCTTAGTCCTCTGCGCCGGGCATGCCCGGATACTTGAATTCCGAGAGTACAAACCGCTCGAGGTCATTGGCACTCAGCTGGATTTTAAGAATACGGTCATTGACTTCAATGAGTTCATCCAGAGTGTGTCTTCCCGTTCCGACCGCATCGGCCAAGCTGTACACAATACTGTTCAGCTGGACAATAAAGGTCTCGATTGCCTCCACAAAAGTGAGGTTGGGGTTGATGGTGGTGGTTTTCATATCGAGCTGTTTTGCAATAGAAGTGAGTTCTTCAAACATGGAATTGAACTGATCTCTACAGGAGGGCCAGGCGGACTCAATGTCCACTTTTTTGCGAACCTCGTGAGCTGGAGTTGGCTTATATCGTTTTTCCTTAAATCCCAGAATTTCGGTGAGCACATTTCGGATGGAGCCGAAGTTTTCCCCCAGCAGGGAGGCATCGACGGCTTTTTTTCTAAATCTTTTCATGAACAGCATATCAGCGCCTCCGTTTATACCGTGGTGGGCCGATCGGCCACCCACTTGCGCATCTCTTCCTTGGTCTCTTTCCATTGCTTGGAATCGTTACGCTCTTTAGCAAATTCGCTGTAAAGGTGGAAGAAACTCTGCCGGAAGGTTTCCAGGAAGACCATGCGTTCCTGGAATTTTCCAACGCGGTCAAAGGTTTCGGTTTCCGGAAGTTTCAGGCTGCGGAACACAAAGTCATCCGCATCGAATGTGAATGCCCAGACCTCTTCACCGCGAACAAACTGCATTTTGGCCTTTTTCAGTTTTTTCCCGCTCAGCAACGCGGTTCGTGCTTCCGCGGAAAGCATCGGTTCCCCTTTACGCAGCGTGATTTCGTGCGCACCTTTACCTTCCATCACAAAGGTCAGCGGGCCTTCCACCATATAGGCCATTTCTCCAACATCGGGAATCTGTGCAATGCCCTGACGCTTTTCGGAGCAGAACCAGAGCCACATCAGAAATTCGCGGCCGGCGGTTCCGTCGACCATGCCGTCCTCCAGTTCGTCGGAAAAACTGGACGGAGCCCAGCCCTGCACATCCACCTGGGCCACGCGCTCGCCGATCGTTTCCGGATCAGCCGGTGTTGCACCGCAGCCCGTCGTCTGCATCAGGGTCAGCACAAAGGCATCGACCTGTTTTTCCGAGGTGGCGGTGGAATAAATCATGTGGGAGCGTTCATCGAACACAAAATCGATCCCCTTCAGCTGTACCGGCATTTCGGGCAGCAGCCGTTCCTGAATTGATTTTTTGATTTCCGACCGCTGCGTCTGGTTCAGATAATTTTTATCCTCGGCCTCCATCACCGCCATTTCCTCCAGCGCACATTCGGCCTGCAGCAGCGACGTGGGAACTTTTTTCCTGGCCTGGGTCAGCGAAAGACGCAGGTAGCCGCCCAGAAACGCATTCTCTTCCGTGATATTGCGGTCCAGCAGATGACGTCCACCCACCCAGCCGTGCACTTCCTCCTCCGCCAGCGTACTGAGCGGCGGCAGTGCAGCCGCCGCAAATTTATCGATATCTTCGGTGGTCAGATCGCGCGATGCGAAATACATACGGAAACTGATGGAACCTTTTTCAAAACCCATTATACAAATCCTTATTTTTCCTCGCAGAGATGCTGAGGGCGCAGCGTTTCTTCATATGTACTCCTCTGCAGGCTCTGCGCCTCTGCGAGGAAACATGTATTACCAGTTCACAGAAAGTCCGGTGAAAACTGTGGTCGGGCGCGATTTCAGGCCGGGAATGGACTGGAAGTTCGAGCC
This region of Pontiella agarivorans genomic DNA includes:
- the rdgC gene encoding recombination-associated protein RdgC, whose amino-acid sequence is MGFEKGSISFRMYFASRDLTTEDIDKFAAAALPPLSTLAEEEVHGWVGGRHLLDRNITEENAFLGGYLRLSLTQARKKVPTSLLQAECALEEMAVMEAEDKNYLNQTQRSEIKKSIQERLLPEMPVQLKGIDFVFDERSHMIYSTATSEKQVDAFVLTLMQTTGCGATPADPETIGERVAQVDVQGWAPSSFSDELEDGMVDGTAGREFLMWLWFCSEKRQGIAQIPDVGEMAYMVEGPLTFVMEGKGAHEITLRKGEPMLSAEARTALLSGKKLKKAKMQFVRGEEVWAFTFDADDFVFRSLKLPETETFDRVGKFQERMVFLETFRQSFFHLYSEFAKERNDSKQWKETKEEMRKWVADRPTTV